A window of Fodinibius salicampi contains these coding sequences:
- a CDS encoding ribose-phosphate diphosphokinase, whose translation MDTPLAIFAGRSNIALSRAVAEQYGTSLGEVTIKPFSDGELYVKYEQSIRGEDIFVVQSTTPPGDNIIELLLMLDAAKRASAKRVTAVMPYFGYARQDRKDQPRVSIASKLMANLLTEAGADRILTMDLHAAQIQGFFDIPVDHLYASRLFIDHFSEHPIDNLVVVAPDVGSLKMARAYAKQLNARLAFIDKRRPKQNVAEVMNIVGEVEGKNVLIVDDLIDTAGTLTNAASALKKRGALDIKATCTHPILSGPAFQRIEDSPIDELLVTDTVPLRKPSNKIKVLSVAGIFAEAIQRIHTNDTISALFDD comes from the coding sequence TTGGATACGCCTTTAGCCATATTTGCCGGACGCAGCAATATAGCTCTTTCGCGAGCTGTAGCTGAGCAATACGGCACTTCGTTAGGTGAGGTAACCATAAAACCTTTTTCAGATGGCGAACTTTATGTAAAGTATGAGCAGAGTATTCGTGGAGAGGATATATTCGTAGTACAATCCACAACACCTCCGGGTGATAATATTATTGAACTCTTGCTCATGCTGGATGCTGCAAAAAGGGCCTCTGCAAAGCGTGTAACGGCTGTAATGCCCTATTTTGGATATGCCCGGCAGGATCGGAAGGATCAACCGCGCGTTTCCATTGCTTCCAAGCTCATGGCCAATTTACTTACAGAGGCCGGGGCTGATCGTATATTAACTATGGATCTGCATGCAGCTCAAATACAGGGTTTTTTTGATATTCCGGTTGACCATTTATATGCCAGCCGGCTTTTTATAGATCATTTTAGCGAGCACCCAATCGATAATTTGGTTGTGGTTGCTCCTGATGTAGGAAGCCTTAAAATGGCTCGAGCCTACGCCAAACAGCTTAATGCACGGCTTGCATTTATTGACAAGCGTCGCCCAAAGCAAAATGTGGCGGAGGTAATGAATATAGTTGGTGAGGTAGAAGGTAAAAACGTGCTGATTGTTGACGATTTAATTGATACAGCAGGTACTCTCACAAATGCGGCCTCCGCACTAAAAAAACGAGGGGCACTAGATATAAAAGCAACCTGCACGCATCCCATTTTATCGGGACCTGCGTTTCAACGTATTGAAGATTCTCCAATTGATGAACTTTTGGTAACAGATACCGTGCCATTGCGAAAGCCTTCGAACAAAATTAAGGTATTGAGTGTAGCAGGGATTTTTGCTGAAGCAATTCAGCGTATCCATACCAACGATACAATAAGTGCACTATTTGACGATTAA
- a CDS encoding phosphoribosyltransferase family protein, giving the protein MPISDTLTLMTFDRIQRSMKRMSHQINEANKTDRSILLLGVNQRGLAVANLLAKHLDEVIEQEVSIEHLRLDKEISADPEWMQKEYDGNLFVIIVDDVIFSGQTMFSALTTIVKELELQEIHSAVLVDRGHRKFPVKAEFYGMELPTKLNEHVKVVVTDGKVREVQLDRR; this is encoded by the coding sequence ATGCCTATTTCAGACACGCTCACGCTTATGACCTTCGATCGTATTCAGCGCTCAATGAAACGGATGTCCCATCAGATTAATGAAGCGAACAAAACTGATCGATCTATATTATTACTCGGGGTCAACCAGCGGGGCTTAGCAGTGGCCAACCTCTTAGCTAAGCATTTAGATGAAGTTATCGAACAAGAAGTATCGATTGAACATCTTCGATTAGATAAGGAAATATCAGCAGATCCGGAGTGGATGCAAAAAGAGTACGATGGGAATTTGTTTGTTATCATTGTAGATGATGTCATCTTTTCCGGGCAAACGATGTTTTCTGCATTGACGACCATTGTTAAGGAGCTGGAACTTCAAGAAATTCATTCAGCGGTACTCGTAGATCGTGGACATCGCAAATTCCCGGTCAAAGCTGAATTTTATGGTATGGAGCTACCAACTAAACTAAATGAACATGTGAAAGTGGTTGTAACAGATGGAAAGGTTCGGGAAGTTCAACTCGATCGCCGGTGA
- a CDS encoding DUF2851 family protein: protein MPNNRPTYREELLHWIWENRQFSSQDLQTTHKNNVAIHFPGYHNKSDGPDFLRAEITIGQFRWYGDIEIHWKLSDWRNHNHQQDSRYNNVILHVVFEETKERIQRQDQTKIPTLCLSHYVSQPLESFLVEYLRHPQLPCAKHLSYISEEAFLKQLNKAHKEYFEQKVEDLLEFYDPDLPPSQAWVKLLVISLFDGLGISHNRKAMRQLAHILLHEETHCSSAESLTNRALTISGLHEKEHDRAPDFEWNHKGCRPNNHPEKRVPQATLALYHIIDQPFKRWMQEDPKELWKELINTKNANPSIGKERGEILFGTVFLPALYLLGQLFHSAKIKNRSWSLWKTHRVSLPKSLLKRLNDTDLKSSVYKRKLGTIHQLRHYCKAGRCQKCFVFKNEISS from the coding sequence ATGCCAAATAACAGACCTACATATCGGGAAGAGCTACTCCATTGGATTTGGGAAAACCGCCAATTTTCCAGCCAAGACCTTCAAACGACCCACAAAAATAACGTAGCAATTCATTTTCCCGGATATCATAACAAATCTGACGGACCCGACTTTTTGAGAGCTGAAATTACGATTGGTCAATTCCGGTGGTATGGTGATATTGAAATACACTGGAAACTGTCCGACTGGCGAAACCATAATCACCAACAGGATTCACGATACAATAATGTCATTCTCCATGTAGTATTTGAAGAAACAAAGGAAAGAATACAGCGGCAAGATCAAACTAAAATACCTACTCTTTGTCTCTCTCATTATGTATCTCAACCATTGGAATCCTTCTTAGTTGAATACCTGAGACATCCCCAGCTTCCCTGTGCCAAGCACCTTTCCTATATATCAGAAGAGGCTTTTTTAAAACAACTAAATAAGGCACATAAAGAATACTTCGAGCAAAAAGTTGAAGATCTGCTCGAATTCTATGATCCTGATCTCCCTCCCTCTCAAGCGTGGGTTAAGCTACTTGTTATTTCTCTTTTCGACGGGCTGGGTATTTCTCATAACAGGAAGGCGATGCGTCAGCTGGCACATATTCTTTTACACGAAGAAACCCATTGCTCCTCTGCAGAATCTTTAACAAATCGCGCACTGACAATTTCAGGTCTGCACGAAAAGGAACATGACCGTGCTCCGGATTTTGAATGGAATCACAAAGGCTGTCGCCCCAATAATCATCCCGAAAAACGTGTCCCTCAAGCCACATTGGCTTTATATCATATAATAGACCAACCTTTCAAAAGGTGGATGCAAGAAGATCCCAAAGAATTGTGGAAAGAGCTTATCAATACAAAAAATGCAAATCCTTCCATCGGAAAAGAAAGAGGTGAGATTCTATTTGGAACAGTTTTTCTGCCTGCCTTATATTTACTTGGGCAGTTATTTCATTCAGCAAAAATAAAAAACAGAAGTTGGTCTTTATGGAAAACCCACCGCGTATCGTTGCCAAAATCGTTACTAAAAAGATTAAACGATACCGATCTAAAGTCTTCTGTCTATAAAAGAAAACTTGGTACCATCCACCAATTAAGGCACTACTGTAAAGCCGGACGGTGTCAGAAATGTTTTGTATTCAAAAACGAAATTTCCTCTTGA